The following are encoded in a window of Brevibacillus sp. DP1.3A genomic DNA:
- a CDS encoding aspartyl-phosphate phosphatase Spo0E family protein gives MSLIAAIAFKKGIPPLRQVKGTPAGGAVTAPISKCIMLPLDREGVTYYNIDHLKNIVEQLREQLVQMYLEKNDFLDDEVVALSQQLDQYILVIQSKMMKK, from the coding sequence GTGAGTCTTATAGCAGCAATTGCATTTAAAAAGGGCATTCCACCCCTTCGACAGGTTAAAGGAACGCCCGCAGGAGGAGCAGTTACAGCTCCTATAAGTAAATGTATCATGCTACCTCTAGATCGAGAAGGAGTAACCTATTACAATATTGATCACTTGAAAAACATTGTGGAACAATTGCGAGAACAATTGGTGCAAATGTATTTAGAGAAGAATGATTTCTTGGATGATGAAGTCGTGGCATTAAGCCAGCAATTGGATCAGTACATTCTGGTTATTCAAT